A stretch of the Papaver somniferum cultivar HN1 chromosome 6, ASM357369v1, whole genome shotgun sequence genome encodes the following:
- the LOC113288482 gene encoding uncharacterized protein LOC113288482, producing the protein MILKFPLVLLQNTWLVTTCCKRNLLLPVMALAPEENDRVVDMANRSKQPLVWLTLVSFSLFFRFLKKTNHTHFTSISYETSNQRLDWLFMILKFPLLLFQKTWLVTTCCEVHMQSILYQLWPLLKKMKG; encoded by the exons ATGATTCTCAAGTTCCCATTGGTGCTACTCCAGAATACATGGCTTGTTACTACATG CTGTAAGCGCAACCTCCTTTTACCTGTTATGGCCCTTGCTCCTGAAGAAAATGATAGGGTGGTAGATATGGC AAACCGATCCAAGCAGCCATTGGTATGGTTGACGCTAGTTTCATTCTCTCTGTTTTTTCGCTTTCTAAAAAAGACAAATCACACACACTTTACAAGTATCAGCTATGAGACCTCGAATCAGAG GTTGGACTGGTTGTTTATGATTCTCAAATTCCCATTGCTGCTATTCCAGAAAACATGGCTGGTTACTACATG CTGTGAAGTTCATATGCAATCTATTTTATACCAGTTATGGCCCTTGCTCAAGAAAATGAAAGGGTAG